Part of the Sporosarcina sp. FSL K6-2383 genome is shown below.
TGGACCCATCTGTACACCAAATTCGTTTGCAATTTCATTTTTCATTTGATCAAGTGCTTGTCTTACGCCTGGAACAACAAGTTGATTTGAATTACCACTGTTTGGCATTGTATGTCACCTCCTTATGCAGATAGCATGTACCAATGACAAAAATTCATGCAATCCTATCGTTAGGTAACTTCCGCCAAGTTGACTGAAATCGTTTAAATACGCCCATTCCTGCCTACACTATCAATTACACCTCGGCGTAATTGCGTACAGATT
Proteins encoded:
- a CDS encoding alpha/beta-type small acid-soluble spore protein; the protein is MPNSGNSNQLVVPGVRQALDQMKNEIANEFGVQMGPDSTSRANGSVGGEITKRLVRQAQQQMGGYSQK